The following proteins are encoded in a genomic region of Miscanthus floridulus cultivar M001 unplaced genomic scaffold, ASM1932011v1 os_1725, whole genome shotgun sequence:
- the LOC136534270 gene encoding pterocarpan synthase 1-like, whose product MASYHAIEALLCMLAFSFYGGNNALDDSVLLSTLYIKQTPAQDQRPLGSDTIIINWPIKDGPGAAANTVGHAEGLTTLANQASRLWVTVMDMVFKEGSLAGSSLQVMGLHGSKMDLPQSQWSVMGGTGQLKMARGIINYNITQEDSASRTFKIFIYVYHTTILALGDTRHNP is encoded by the exons ATGGCCTCCTATCACGCAATAGAAGCTCTGCTTTGCATGCTCGCTTTCTCCTTTTATGGGGGAAATAATGCACTCGATGACAGTGTGTTGTTAAGCACCCTATACATAAAACAGACCCCTGCCCAAGATCAAAGACCTTTGGGGTCTGATACCATCATTATTAATTGGCCCATAAAGGATGGGCCAGGTGCTGCTGCCAATACCGTGGGACATGCAGAGGGCTTGACGACCTTGGCAAATCAAGCCAGTCGTTTGTGGGTAACCGTAATGGACATGGTCTTCAAGGAAGGGAG CCTTGCTGGATCCTCACTTCAAGTGATGGGGCTTCATGGTTCCAAAATGGATCTGCCACAAAGTCAGTGGAGCGTTATGGGGGGCACTGGACAACTTAAAATGGCACGGGGTATTATCAACTACAACATAACTCAAGAAGACAGTGCTAGTAGGACCTTCAAAATATTCATATATGTGTACCACACTACCATTCTG GCCTTGGGCGATACTCGTCATAACCCGTGA